Proteins from one Amycolatopsis benzoatilytica AK 16/65 genomic window:
- a CDS encoding dioxygenase family protein, producing the protein MAPRTPVLYLSHGAPPLADDATWTGQLARWSADLAKPRAILVVSAHWEEAPLTLGATTTVPLVYDFWGFPERYYQVKYAAPGAPELAARVRKLLHSTATPVHDAPERGLDHGAYVPLVEMYPEADIPVLQISMPSLDPQALYDLGRKLAPLRDEGVLIIGSGFFTHNLRALREVDGTDGTPPQWSVEFDHWGDEVLRAGDLDALLDFQHKAPAAAMAHPRVEHFAPLFVSLGASSAEGDGRTVIDGFWNGLAKRSLEFS; encoded by the coding sequence ATGGCGCCCCGCACCCCGGTCCTGTACCTCAGTCACGGTGCACCGCCGCTCGCGGACGACGCCACGTGGACAGGGCAGCTCGCCCGATGGTCGGCCGACCTGGCGAAACCCCGTGCGATCCTGGTCGTGTCGGCGCACTGGGAAGAGGCCCCGCTGACGCTCGGGGCCACCACGACGGTCCCGCTGGTCTACGACTTCTGGGGCTTCCCCGAGCGCTACTACCAGGTCAAATACGCCGCGCCCGGTGCTCCTGAGCTGGCCGCGCGAGTGCGCAAGCTGCTGCACTCCACCGCGACGCCGGTGCACGACGCGCCGGAACGCGGCCTCGACCACGGCGCGTACGTGCCGCTGGTGGAGATGTACCCAGAGGCCGACATCCCAGTACTGCAGATCTCCATGCCGTCGCTGGACCCGCAGGCGCTGTACGACCTCGGCCGCAAGCTCGCGCCGCTGCGCGACGAGGGTGTGCTGATCATCGGCAGCGGCTTCTTCACGCACAACCTCCGCGCGCTGCGTGAAGTCGACGGCACCGACGGCACGCCACCGCAGTGGTCTGTCGAGTTCGACCACTGGGGCGACGAAGTGCTTCGCGCCGGCGATCTCGACGCGTTGCTCGACTTCCAGCACAAGGCCCCCGCCGCCGCGATGGCGCACCCGCGGGTCGAGCACTTCGCGCCGTTGTTCGTGTCGCTTGGCGCCAGCTCGGCAGAAGGCGACGGCCGCACCGTGATCGACGGGTTCTGGAACGGGCTGGCGAAGCGCTCACTCGAATTCTCCTGA
- a CDS encoding beta strand repeat-containing protein, with product MQTWAKRGLQTALVTGGLLMLGTGIASADENVNPDTPASPLDLNVTVPIDEANNAIGTPLGQVDLPAHHNEISTKPVTSALKSALASAKTPGSAGDLTGALPKKDAPRQVTPTSDAFKGNKVNGDVVVPIQIVDNAVGVIGDAHVQGGDHDQTYSHNQDVATSGKYSGIAGNVVALDYALPVQIAGNGVGLAGGSGAVKGGSAHQSATETGNIDTTGKGSGLSGNVVAGQFATPVQVTGNAASWILGNAYSGGYNADTAATSGGSIKSNGKGAAGSGNVVGAPIALPVKFNGNAGGVWGSDADSTSNSSADAKAGDTRPGSLKIPTYMETDGDGSFLSGNAAAAQASPVANVASVAGSWIGNATTGHALDRQASSSTHETTATSGGFVKTSGENAAGAANVIDPAVALPVEACGVGGTYIGNAHADCTNTTTATSGDGSYTRGNGSVLTGNIINSQVAGAPEVHGIGGSHIGNASGTSNETKTVTAGNYDGSQGNDSSGSGNIVQVPVAAPAEVFGVGGSFIGQGSADSTETKVVKAGGGGNTADDNGFLSSNLATAPLSTPVQLFGIGGAFVGQGHGKASNDTTSTAGQDVHATGDKGAGAGNLVEAPVSLPVQGHGVGGAVAGIGTGMSDNLTDSKAGGNATATGKDGALAGNIVKAPIAGAGSIFGDGLAGAALGHGTGTNDVTSASGGTATTNGDGGAVAGDIVGADAEPVAQVFGDAVSAAGVSSGDGMNNTVVTDAGEDATSGMEGSLSGDILDLPVPAVAQVFGDAVAAGGVAHAVGENQTNVTDGNDATHTDGSGDALSGFDYYHPFGALVQVYDVPLEVLGVATAKAPNATEVDPEPAIDVPIGGEMGADQMPALPNFSALSGLPGAGSATPALPALPGLPTAGSATPALPGLPGLPTATTLPAPALPGAQRADVPQISGLNALGQLNQLKGATALPSVTGLQNGVHLPSAPALPALPGVPSLPGAERADVPGVPAVSALPVKTQLPTLQQLPAVTALPAVPGVPATMPTTGSVPSLGGFQSLVAKALSFFKK from the coding sequence ATGCAGACCTGGGCAAAGCGCGGACTCCAGACCGCGTTGGTCACGGGTGGCTTGCTGATGCTGGGCACCGGCATCGCCTCGGCCGACGAGAACGTCAACCCGGACACCCCTGCATCCCCGCTCGACCTGAATGTCACCGTTCCGATCGACGAGGCCAACAACGCGATCGGCACGCCTCTCGGGCAGGTCGACCTCCCGGCGCACCACAACGAGATCAGCACCAAGCCGGTCACCTCGGCGCTGAAGAGCGCTCTCGCCTCGGCGAAGACCCCCGGTTCCGCCGGCGACCTGACCGGCGCGCTGCCGAAGAAGGACGCTCCCCGCCAGGTCACGCCGACCAGCGACGCGTTCAAGGGCAACAAGGTCAACGGCGACGTCGTCGTCCCGATCCAGATCGTGGACAACGCGGTGGGCGTCATCGGCGACGCGCACGTGCAGGGCGGCGACCACGACCAGACCTACAGCCACAACCAGGACGTCGCGACGTCCGGCAAGTACTCCGGCATCGCCGGCAACGTGGTGGCGCTCGACTACGCGCTCCCGGTGCAGATCGCCGGCAACGGCGTCGGCCTCGCCGGCGGCAGCGGTGCGGTCAAGGGCGGCTCGGCGCACCAGAGTGCCACTGAGACCGGCAACATCGACACCACCGGCAAGGGCTCCGGCCTCTCCGGCAACGTCGTCGCGGGCCAGTTCGCCACCCCGGTTCAGGTCACCGGCAACGCCGCGTCCTGGATCCTGGGCAACGCCTACAGCGGCGGGTACAACGCGGACACCGCCGCCACCTCCGGCGGCTCGATCAAGTCCAACGGCAAGGGCGCCGCGGGCAGCGGCAACGTGGTCGGCGCGCCGATCGCGCTGCCGGTCAAGTTCAACGGCAACGCCGGCGGCGTGTGGGGCTCGGACGCGGACTCCACCTCCAACTCCTCGGCCGACGCCAAGGCGGGCGACACCCGTCCGGGCAGCCTGAAGATCCCGACCTACATGGAGACCGACGGCGACGGTTCGTTCCTGTCCGGCAACGCCGCCGCCGCGCAGGCGAGCCCGGTCGCGAACGTCGCGTCCGTCGCCGGTTCGTGGATCGGCAACGCCACCACCGGGCACGCGCTCGACCGCCAGGCGTCCTCCTCCACTCACGAGACCACCGCCACCTCCGGCGGCTTCGTGAAGACCAGCGGCGAGAACGCGGCCGGCGCGGCCAACGTGATCGACCCGGCCGTGGCGCTTCCGGTCGAGGCGTGCGGCGTCGGCGGCACCTACATCGGCAACGCGCACGCCGACTGCACCAACACCACCACCGCGACCTCCGGTGACGGCAGCTACACCCGCGGCAACGGCTCGGTGCTGACCGGCAACATCATCAACAGCCAGGTCGCGGGCGCGCCCGAGGTGCACGGCATCGGCGGCAGCCACATCGGCAACGCGTCCGGCACCTCGAACGAGACCAAGACCGTGACCGCCGGCAACTACGACGGCAGCCAGGGCAACGACTCGTCCGGTTCGGGCAACATCGTGCAGGTCCCGGTGGCGGCCCCGGCCGAGGTGTTCGGCGTCGGCGGCTCGTTCATCGGCCAGGGCTCGGCGGACTCGACCGAGACCAAGGTCGTCAAGGCCGGCGGCGGCGGCAACACCGCTGACGACAACGGCTTCCTGAGCTCGAACCTCGCCACCGCGCCGCTGTCCACCCCGGTGCAGCTGTTCGGCATCGGCGGCGCGTTCGTCGGCCAGGGCCACGGCAAGGCCAGCAACGACACCACCTCCACCGCGGGCCAGGACGTGCACGCGACCGGCGACAAGGGCGCTGGCGCGGGCAACCTCGTCGAGGCTCCGGTCTCGCTGCCGGTCCAGGGCCACGGCGTCGGCGGCGCGGTCGCCGGCATCGGCACCGGCATGTCGGACAACCTGACCGACTCGAAGGCGGGCGGCAACGCCACCGCGACCGGCAAGGACGGCGCGCTCGCCGGCAACATCGTGAAGGCGCCGATCGCCGGTGCGGGCTCGATCTTCGGCGACGGGCTCGCCGGAGCCGCGCTCGGCCACGGCACGGGCACGAACGACGTCACCTCGGCCTCGGGCGGCACCGCCACCACCAACGGTGACGGCGGCGCGGTCGCCGGCGACATCGTCGGCGCGGACGCCGAGCCGGTGGCGCAGGTCTTCGGCGACGCGGTTTCCGCGGCGGGCGTTTCGTCGGGCGACGGCATGAACAACACCGTCGTCACCGACGCTGGCGAGGACGCCACCTCGGGCATGGAAGGCTCGCTTTCGGGCGACATCCTGGACCTCCCGGTCCCGGCTGTGGCGCAGGTCTTCGGCGACGCGGTCGCCGCGGGCGGCGTGGCGCACGCGGTCGGCGAGAACCAGACCAACGTGACCGACGGCAACGACGCGACGCACACCGACGGTTCGGGCGACGCCCTCTCCGGCTTCGACTACTACCACCCGTTCGGCGCGCTGGTGCAGGTCTACGACGTGCCGCTGGAGGTGCTCGGCGTCGCCACCGCCAAGGCGCCGAACGCGACCGAGGTCGACCCGGAGCCGGCCATCGACGTCCCGATCGGCGGCGAGATGGGTGCCGACCAGATGCCGGCGCTGCCGAACTTCTCGGCGCTGTCCGGCCTGCCGGGCGCGGGCTCGGCCACCCCGGCCCTGCCGGCGCTGCCGGGTCTGCCCACCGCCGGTTCGGCCACCCCGGCCCTGCCCGGCCTGCCGGGTCTGCCCACCGCCACCACGCTGCCCGCCCCGGCCCTGCCGGGTGCCCAGCGTGCGGACGTGCCGCAGATCAGCGGCCTGAACGCGCTCGGCCAGCTGAACCAGCTGAAGGGTGCCACCGCGCTGCCGTCGGTGACCGGTCTGCAGAACGGCGTGCACCTGCCGTCGGCTCCGGCCCTGCCGGCGCTGCCGGGCGTCCCGAGCCTGCCGGGCGCTGAGCGTGCCGACGTCCCGGGTGTCCCGGCGGTGTCCGCGCTTCCGGTGAAGACCCAGCTGCCGACCCTGCAGCAGCTGCCGGCCGTCACCGCTCTGCCCGCCGTCCCGGGCGTGCCGGCGACGATGCCGACCACCGGCAGCGTGCCGTCCCTGGGCGGGTTCCAGAGCCTGGTCGCGAAGGCGCTGAGCTTCTTCAAGAAGTGA